From the Candidatus Margulisiibacteriota bacterium genome, the window GATGTGGTCGCCGCTTACCCGATCACGCCGGCCACCGAAATTGCCCAGATCTTCTCCTCATTTGTGGCTGATGGTCTGGTCAATACCGATATGGTCACGGTGGAGTCGGAACATTCCGCGCTGTCCGCCACGCTGGGCGCCGCGGCGGCGGGGGCCAGAGCGATGACCGCCACGGCCTCACAGGGTTTGATGCTGATGGCCGAGATCATGCCGATAGCAGCGGCGCTGCGTCTGCCGATAGTTATGCCGGAAGTCAACCGCGCTATTTCCGGCCCGATCAATATTCATTGCGATCATTCCGACACCATGTTCTGCCGCGACGCCGGCTGGATACAGATTTTTTCGGAAAACGCGCAGGAGGCTTACGATAATGTTCTGCAGGCCATAAAAATTGCTGAAAACCCGCAGGTGCATTTACCGGCGCTGGCCACGACCGACGGTTTCATCATTTCTCACGGTATGGAAACAATAAAAATACTGCCCGATGCTGACGCGCGTGAATATATTGGCGATTACAAGCCTAATTATTCCCTGCTAAATCACGAAAAACCGATAACAATTGGCTCTATTGACCTGCAAAATTACTATTTTGAACACCGCCTGCCAATAATTGAGGCGCTGCGGGCTTCCAAAGCGGTTATCAAGCGGGTCGGCCAGGAATTTGGCGAGAAATACGGCCGCGCTTATGACTTGATCGAAAAATACAAACTTGATGACGCAGAAACAGCGCTCGTCTGCCTTGGTTCCACGGCCGGCACAGTCAAGGATGTGGTTGACGCTTTGCGCGCCAAAGGCCAGAAAGTCGGTTTGATAAAGATACGCGTTTTCCGGCCTTTTCCGGTAGAGGATCTGGCCGCGGCTCTGTCCGGACTGCGGGCCGTGGCTGTATTTGACCGCTCGGATTCGCTCAACGGCTATGGCGGGCCGGTTTTCACAGAAGTTTGTTCGGCGCTGTTCAATTCCGCGCAAAAACCCAGGATCGTTAATTACATTTACGGCCTGGGCGGACGCGATATTGACGTGCATCAGATCGCGGCCGTGTACGATCGCCTGAATTCTATTAAAGCTAAAGACAGCGCCGATGTCGGCGCTATTGTGAATTACTTAGGTGTAAGGAAGTAAAGTTGTTTGTGAATATTTTGCCCGAAGCGGACGTAACCTTCAGTGCTAGGCCGTGTCCGCGCGGGTAAAGATATTCACAAACAACTAGATGATAATATGACAATATAATAAAGGAGTAAAAATAATGGCGACGTTAAAAGAGTTAGCGGCAAGAGAGGAAAAGTTCGTCGGCGGGCACACGTCCTGCGCTGGCTGCGGCTATCCCAATATTTTCCGCCTGACCCTCGCCGCGATCAAAGAGCCCGTGGCTGTGGTCGGCGCGACAGGCTGCTGCGAGGTCAATACTTCGATTTTCCCCTATACTTCCTGGAAAGTGCCGTTCCTGCACAACGCTTTTGAGAACAGCGCCGCCACCTGCTCGGGCGTCGAGGCCGCCTATCAATCCCTGGTCAAGTCCGGCAAGATCAAAGATGAGAATTTTCGTTTCGTCGCTTTTGGCGGCGACGGCGGCACGTATGACATTGGTTTGCAGTCGCTCTCCGGCGCTATGGAACGCGGCCATGATATGCTCTACATTTGTTACGACAACGGCGCTTACATGAACACCGGTATTCAGCGCTCCGGCGCCACACCACGCTATGCCAACACCACTACCGCGCCGGTCGGCAAGGTGCAGCCCGGCAAAAGGCAAAAGAAAAAAGACCTGGCTAAAATTATGGTCGGCCACAATGTGCCTTATGTGGCGCAGACTATCGCCGGCAACTGGAAAGACCTGACTAACAAGATCGAAAAAGCCATGTCGATCCGCGGGCCAAAATTCATTGTCGTGCTGGCCACCTGTCCGCTGGGCTGGGCGACCAAAAGTCAGGACACGGTCAAGCTGACGCAAATGGCTGTCGACTGCTGTTTTTGGCCGCTGTACGAAGTGGAAAACGGCAAATATAAATTAAATTACGACCCCAAAGATAAAAAAATCCCCGTCAGCGATTGGCTGAAACCGCAGGGGCGTTTCAAACATCTTTTCAAGACGGGCAATGAAAATTTACTGGCGGAGATCCAGACCGAGATCGATCAAGACTGGGCAAATCTGCAAGCATTGTGTGATTTTCATTCCAAACAGGATGTAGTATAATACTCAACGGCGAAGGGAGCGTCCGATGAATCAAAAAGAGTTGGCCTGGCAAGTCGCCAAACAGCTCAATTATAATAAGGCCGATGTGGAAGAACTCGTCGATTGTTTCTTGCGCAATATCACCACAGCTATGGCCGCCGGAGAAAAAGTTCGTCTGGTTGGTTTCGGTATTTTCGAGACACACAACCGCGCCGGGCGCGAAGGACGCAATCCACAGACCGGCGAAAAAATATTCATTCCTGAAACCAAAACCCCGGCTTTTATTGCCGGTCGCGTGCTCAAAGACGCGGTAAAACACACGGCCGCCCAGGTGGAAACCCCGCCGCTTTAATGTTCATTACCTTTGAAGGGCCTGACGGCTCCGGCAAAACCACCCAGTCCAAATTGCTCTATGCTGAATTGCAGCGGCAGGGCAGGGACACGCTTTGGACGCGCGAGCCTGGCGGTACAGCGGCCGGTCAAAAGATCCGCGCTTTACTGCTGGACGATCCGACCGCGCGGTACGCTCCCGCGGCAGAACTATTCCTTTTTGCGGCAGACCGCGCCCAGCATGTCGAGGAAGTTATCCGGCCAGCCCTGACGCAGGGCAAAACAGTCATTTGTGACCGCTATGTTGATTCCACAACGGCCTATCAAGCCGGTGGCCGGGGGTTCGACGCGGATTTTATTGCCAAATTGAACAAAGATTCCAGCGGAGGATTGCTGCCAGAACTCACTTTTTTGCTCGATATTTTGTCAGAAATTGGTTTACAACGCGCCACAAGCACAAAAGCTGACAAATTTGAGCAGGAATCTCTGGATTTTCACCGCCGCGTGCGGCAAACTTATCTCCAAGCCGCTCAAAACGACCC encodes:
- the porA gene encoding pyruvate ferredoxin oxidoreductase; the encoded protein is DVVAAYPITPATEIAQIFSSFVADGLVNTDMVTVESEHSALSATLGAAAAGARAMTATASQGLMLMAEIMPIAAALRLPIVMPEVNRAISGPINIHCDHSDTMFCRDAGWIQIFSENAQEAYDNVLQAIKIAENPQVHLPALATTDGFIISHGMETIKILPDADAREYIGDYKPNYSLLNHEKPITIGSIDLQNYYFEHRLPIIEALRASKAVIKRVGQEFGEKYGRAYDLIEKYKLDDAETALVCLGSTAGTVKDVVDALRAKGQKVGLIKIRVFRPFPVEDLAAALSGLRAVAVFDRSDSLNGYGGPVFTEVCSALFNSAQKPRIVNYIYGLGGRDIDVHQIAAVYDRLNSIKAKDSADVGAIVNYLGVRK
- a CDS encoding pyruvate ferredoxin oxidoreductase (catalyzes the formation of acetyl-CoA from pyruvate and coenzyme A) — translated: MMATLKELAAREEKFVGGHTSCAGCGYPNIFRLTLAAIKEPVAVVGATGCCEVNTSIFPYTSWKVPFLHNAFENSAATCSGVEAAYQSLVKSGKIKDENFRFVAFGGDGGTYDIGLQSLSGAMERGHDMLYICYDNGAYMNTGIQRSGATPRYANTTTAPVGKVQPGKRQKKKDLAKIMVGHNVPYVAQTIAGNWKDLTNKIEKAMSIRGPKFIVVLATCPLGWATKSQDTVKLTQMAVDCCFWPLYEVENGKYKLNYDPKDKKIPVSDWLKPQGRFKHLFKTGNENLLAEIQTEIDQDWANLQALCDFHSKQDVV
- a CDS encoding HU family DNA-binding protein, with the protein product MNQKELAWQVAKQLNYNKADVEELVDCFLRNITTAMAAGEKVRLVGFGIFETHNRAGREGRNPQTGEKIFIPETKTPAFIAGRVLKDAVKHTAAQVETPPL
- the tmk gene encoding dTMP kinase; its protein translation is MFITFEGPDGSGKTTQSKLLYAELQRQGRDTLWTREPGGTAAGQKIRALLLDDPTARYAPAAELFLFAADRAQHVEEVIRPALTQGKTVICDRYVDSTTAYQAGGRGFDADFIAKLNKDSSGGLLPELTFLLDILSEIGLQRATSTKADKFEQESLDFHRRVRQTYLQAAQNDPRFCVLDGNRPKEVIFAEILAVVCAKLNK